CATTTAAGACCCTTTCCGTCTACGGTCTTATTCACCTTTCGGAAGGCGACGTTGGCAATGGCGCCAGTTCCGAGCTTGCCTTGGACAAAAAAGTGGTCTGGGGCGGTCTTTTTACGTGCTGGATTGACAACAGCGCCAGAACTCGAGTCGATAGTCTTGACAGTGGGGTGCTGGATATCCAGGAGAGACTGGAGACTGGCAAAATCGCCTAGAACATGAGTGAAAGCATCCATGACTTGCCGCCTATTAGTTCTAAAGCCGCGAATTAACAGTTGCATTGCCAACTCACAGTGAGCAAACGCAATATGATACTCATTAGCGCCGCTATCATAGTCCAGGTAAAAGTCTGCCTCTGCCATCCAACTATCGATCGGGGCATAGTTGAAACAGCCCAAGGCTATGGTACTTGTCACTCGACCAATAACTCCGGTTTCGATGAGCTGTTTGACCTTCTTAATGATTGGATCAGCTCGAAGTTGCAGACCAACAGCAGTCTTTACGTTCTCCCTCTCAGCCAACTTGACCATCTCCCCGGCCTGCACAGCATTAATCCCAAGCGGCCATTCGCAAAAGACCTGTTTCTTCGCTCTCAATGCGGGGATAGACAGTTCATAATGCTTCGAGACATGAACCGAGACGACAACGAGGTCCACATCTGGATCGTTGGCAATATCCTCCGGATTCCCGTACGCTTTAGTGGAAGGTGCCAACTTGTGATACTTGATGGACTTCTCTGCGGCCTCGACAGACGAATTGCAGAGTGCAACGATTTCATAGTGTGGTGAAAGAACGAAAGTAGGCAGGAGAGCAGAGACACCCCACGAACCTGGACCCAGGCCATTACCGTCTCCGGCAGTGAGTCCAATAAAACCAACACGAATAGTTGCCATGCTGGCTTGATGGAATCCTGCCTGATTTACGGCTTATTGAAGACAAACGAGAATTGCAGCTCTAAGATTTTATAAGTGCATTACCAGTGTGTGCTCTTGAATATTAAGTGGATACTAGATTGCAGTCAAGTCAGTATATGATGTGATACCTGTGAGTGTATTAATTTGTCGTAGTCATGATAAACGCAGTTTGAGTCGATATTGAATGGCGCCTAAACATTAGCTGATCGTATTCTGTATGATTCGTAATCATCTGCGGAATTAGACATGCATTTACCGGACTTACCTGTAATCCAAGCCCATGATCCAAGCCCATGGGCGATTCACAGAGCTCCAGTGTAGATTTGTACGTATTCACAAAATTGATATAACAATCATGTGAGCTGTGAACGGGCCGGATTTGCTGCTCAACAGGTCTTGCCACTAGGATGATTCAGGTCAAAATATGTTGACAAAAGCTGTTTTGGCGGCCGGACCATGTCTCTTGATTAGTATTTTG
This genomic stretch from Trichoderma breve strain T069 chromosome 1, whole genome shotgun sequence harbors:
- a CDS encoding oxidoreductase family, NAD-binding rossmann fold domain-containing protein, with translation MATIRVGFIGLTAGDGNGLGPGSWGVSALLPTFVLSPHYEIVALCNSSVEAAEKSIKYHKLAPSTKAYGNPEDIANDPDVDLVVVSVHVSKHYELSIPALRAKKQVFCEWPLGINAVQAGEMVKLAERENVKTAVGLQLRADPIIKKVKQLIETGVIGRVTSTIALGCFNYAPIDSWMAEADFYLDYDSGANEYHIAFAHFMDAFTHVLGDFASLQSLLDIQHPTVKTIDSSSGAVVNPARKKTAPDHFFVQGKLGTGAIANVAFRKVNKTVDGKGLKWLISGTKGEIELSMDGPMLQMDLEKKHLRLVIGREGKVQDIDYDDPDEPKCIRNVAPPGTNTARLFEGFANKTTAVASFEEAFKVHKLLDKIAEASGFSVKNQTLV